One Ricinus communis isolate WT05 ecotype wild-type chromosome 2, ASM1957865v1, whole genome shotgun sequence DNA segment encodes these proteins:
- the LOC107262240 gene encoding uncharacterized protein LOC107262240, with translation MPRYAKFIKEILSNKRKFKDSACVMLNEECSAIFLNKLPEKRHDPGSFTIPCVIGKLSVNDALANLEAGINVMPYSLFVKLGIGETKPTRMSIQLADRSVKYHRGIVENVLVKVNKFIFLVDFVILDMDSESSVPLILGRPFLATSKAMIDVCDGKIKLRVGDKTINFDLHNPISQSLDHNNVVYAVNVIDNDIETQLQEVLVEDPLHVTLPKGEKHELSNEEVLEQLEFMLANKRSSNTDEFIMIDRKGVQKLRPSLEEPLVLYLKKLPQRLDYANMDEDKGLPVIPAAELTTEVRERTLPTQRKYLKAAA, from the coding sequence ATGCCTCGATATGCGAAGTTCATAAAGGAGATTCttagcaacaagaggaagtttaAGGACTCAGCGTGCGTGATGTTAAACGAGGAATGTTCGGCAATTTTCCTAAACAAGTTACCGGAAAAGCGAcatgatccagggagttttacaATTCCTTGTGTTATAGGTAAATTATCTGTCAATGATGCCTTAGCTAATTTAGAGGCTGGAATTAATGTAATGCCGTACAGTCTGTTTGTAAAATTAGGGATCGGAGAGACcaaacccactaggatgagtaTACAATTAGCTGATAGATCTGTTAAGTATCATAGGGGTATTGTAGAGAATGTGCtggtaaaagtaaataaatttatatttcttgttgattTTGTGATCTTAGACATGGACAGTGAGAGTAGTGTACCCTTAATTCTAGGAAGACCTTTTCTTGCAACATCTAAGGCAATgatagatgtttgtgatggaaagaTAAAACTTAGGGTTGGAGATAAGACTATCAATTTTGACTTGCATAATCCCATAAGCCAGTCTTTAGATCATAATAATGTTGTGTATGCTGTTAATGTAATTGACAATGATATTGAGACACAGTTGCAGGAAGTGTTAGTTGAAGACCCTCTACATGTCACTTTGCCAAAGGGAGAAAAGCATGAGCTGTCAAATGAGgaagtgttggagcagcttgAATTTATGTTAGCAAACAAGCGAAGCAGCAATACTGATGAGTTTATTATGATTGACAGGAAAGGTGTGCAGAAGTTGAGGCCATCACTTGAAGAACCGCTGGTTCTCTATTTGAAAAAGCTTCCACAACGTCTTGACTATGCGAATATGGATGAGGATAAAGGGCTGCCGGTCATTCCAGCAGCAGAGTTGACAACCGAGGTGAGGGAAAGGACATTGCCAACTCAAAGAAAGTACCTAAAAGCGGCTGCTTAG